DNA sequence from the Syntrophorhabdaceae bacterium genome:
GCCCGTCCGGGGATTCCTTCCCTTCCGGGCCTTCCGTTTGGCAACCGAGAAGGTACCGAACCCGACGAAGGACGCCTTGTCACCTTTCTTCATGGCGTCACCGATCGCGCCAAAGACGGCGGCAACAGCGGCCTCAGCCTTGGCCTGC
Encoded proteins:
- a CDS encoding HU family DNA-binding protein; the protein is QAKAEAAVAAVFGAIGDAMKKGDKASFVGFGTFSVAKRKARKGRNPRTGKEITIPARKVIKFTAGKALKQKAK